The Burkholderia pyrrocinia genome has a segment encoding these proteins:
- the gatB gene encoding Asp-tRNA(Asn)/Glu-tRNA(Gln) amidotransferase subunit GatB — protein sequence MATQWEVVIGLETHAQLSTVSKIFSGASTQFGAEPNTQACPVDLALPGVLPVLNRGAVERAIRFGLAIGSTIAPRSIFARKNYFYPDLPKGYQISQYEIPVVQGGQITIQVPANEKAGKEAYEKTVNLTRAHLEEDAGKSLHEDFAGMTGIDLNRAGTPLLEIVTEPEMRSAAEAVAYAKSLHALVVWLGICDGNMQEGSFRCDANVSVRPVGQEKFGTRAEIKNLNSFRFLEEAINYEVRRQIELIEDGGEVVQETRLYDPDKRETRSMRSKEDAHDYRYFPDPDLMPLVIGQDWIERVQSGMPELPAAMQQRFVEQYGVSAYDAGVLTSSKAMAAYFEAVVAKAGAANAKIAANWLMGDVSSQLNRDGIEIDAIPVSAAQLALVLQRIADGTISNKIAKEIFSTIWDEKADDEGAADRIIDAKGLKQISDTGALEAIIDEVLAANAKSVEEFRAGKEKAFNALIGQAMKATKGKANPQQVNELLKKKLG from the coding sequence ATGGCTACTCAATGGGAAGTCGTTATCGGTCTCGAGACGCACGCGCAACTGTCGACCGTCTCGAAGATTTTCTCGGGCGCGTCGACGCAGTTCGGCGCCGAGCCGAACACGCAGGCCTGCCCGGTCGACCTGGCGCTGCCGGGCGTGCTGCCGGTACTGAACCGCGGCGCGGTCGAACGCGCGATCCGCTTCGGCCTCGCGATCGGCTCGACCATCGCGCCGCGCAGCATCTTCGCGCGCAAGAATTATTTCTACCCCGATCTGCCGAAGGGCTATCAGATCAGCCAGTACGAGATTCCGGTCGTGCAGGGCGGCCAGATCACGATCCAGGTGCCCGCTAACGAAAAGGCCGGCAAGGAAGCGTACGAGAAGACGGTCAACCTGACCCGCGCGCACCTCGAGGAAGACGCGGGCAAGTCGCTGCATGAAGACTTCGCCGGGATGACGGGGATCGACCTGAACCGCGCGGGTACGCCGCTGCTCGAGATCGTCACCGAGCCGGAAATGCGCAGCGCGGCCGAGGCGGTCGCGTATGCGAAGTCGCTGCACGCGCTGGTCGTGTGGCTCGGCATCTGCGACGGCAACATGCAGGAAGGCTCGTTCCGCTGCGATGCGAACGTGTCGGTGCGGCCGGTCGGCCAGGAGAAGTTCGGCACGCGCGCGGAAATCAAGAACCTGAACTCGTTCCGGTTCCTCGAGGAAGCGATCAACTACGAAGTGCGTCGCCAGATCGAGCTGATCGAGGACGGCGGCGAAGTCGTGCAGGAAACTCGCCTCTACGATCCGGACAAGCGCGAGACGCGTTCGATGCGCAGCAAGGAAGACGCGCACGATTACCGCTACTTCCCCGACCCCGACCTGATGCCGCTCGTGATCGGCCAGGACTGGATCGAGCGCGTGCAGTCCGGGATGCCCGAACTGCCGGCAGCGATGCAACAGCGCTTCGTCGAGCAGTACGGCGTGTCCGCGTACGACGCGGGCGTGCTGACGTCGAGCAAGGCGATGGCCGCGTATTTCGAGGCCGTCGTCGCAAAGGCCGGCGCGGCGAACGCGAAGATCGCCGCGAACTGGCTGATGGGCGACGTATCGTCGCAACTGAACCGCGACGGCATCGAGATCGACGCGATTCCGGTATCGGCGGCCCAGCTTGCACTCGTGCTGCAGCGCATCGCCGACGGCACGATCTCGAACAAGATCGCGAAGGAAATCTTCTCGACGATCTGGGACGAGAAGGCGGACGACGAAGGCGCGGCCGACCGCATCATCGACGCGAAGGGGCTGAAGCAGATTTCCGACACCGGCGCGCTGGAGGCGATCATCGACGAGGTGCTCGCGGCGAACGCGAAGTCGGTCGAGGAATTCCGCGCGGGCAAGGAAAAGGCGTTCAACGCGCTGATCGGCCAGGCGATGAAGGCGACGAAGGGCAAGGCCAATCCGCAGCAGGTCAACGAACTGCTGAAGAAGAAGCTCGGCTGA